The DNA region TTATAAAAATAAAAATCCCAATCATGAAGACCTTCTTCCGCCCAAGTTTATCGCCAAGCGAGCCGCCTATTAAAATAAGCGAGGCAAGCATCAACAGGTAGGCGTTCAGGATCCAAAAGAGATCAGCTCCCTTGGCATCAAGGCTTTGTTGTAGTGCCGGCAGCACCACATTAAGTGCTGTACCATCAATAAATGCCATGGCCGAAGCCAGTATAGCCGAAACCATGATCCATTTGCCTGCCGGGCTGCCCAATGAAACTGTAGCCATATTTTATAAGGTTGTAATTGAAAGGTTTATTACAAAGTTGCAGTAAATGATCGGATTAAACGGAGCATAAAAAAACAATTTAAAGTGTTGCAAAAAAATATGACTATCGCCTGAAAACACCGATATTTTCCGGGCAAAGCAGGATCAGCAAAAATATTGCAGCAAAATCAAGTGGTAAAACTTCCGACTCATTTACTGCCGAAAATAGCGTTATCAAAATAGTTAATATAATTATTGCGATAACGTGGTTGCGGTGCGGGATAGGGATTCCGATTCTATCAATAAAGCGTTTAGCCTTAAAATTACTCCGATATATAAACGGTAATATCAAAAAGTAAAAAGCACTTGCGGCTATCAAAATCCAATAGAGCACGATTTTGCCGGTGTCATTAATTTTAATTATTCCATTTGCATTTGCCCCCAATATTGCAGTGTTGGCTTTAAAAAGCGAATGGGCTGACAGATGAAAAAGATCAGGCAAACTGCTCATTTTTTCGGCGATAAAAAACAGGCTTGCTATCCCGGTTAAAATTAAAACCACACAAAACTGGATGCTGCGATAGCGCGAAAGCCTTACAATATATACTGTCGACACTATAAAAATTACAAGTAACAACAATACCGTGAAGTATCCTATAAAACCGCCATAGCGATTGTATATCATCTCAAAATATCCTTCATCAATGAAGAAGAGTATGATAGCCCCTATAGTGAACACGATCATCAAACCGAATATCAACGTCTCAAACGTTGTTAAGCTGTTCTTTTTACGGGCAGTATTATAGGTATTGAGCACGGCGATAATTTTATGAATGATTGTTACAACTAACAAAAACTTGCCAAAACATGTTTTCGGTCCTTTTTAAAACGAAAACAAGCTCCAAATTATTTCCGTCACGCCAACGGCAACATTCGTCACATTTAATTCTGAAGGTCATATTGTTGCTGTACCATTGAATCATAAATCAGCAACTATATGAAAAAGCTCATCCTGATACTTATTCATCTCACCATTGCATACCTGTTAAAGGCACAGCCACCGCAGCAACCTATAGTTTTGGGGAGGGTAGATACCATTTATTCCAACATCCTGAAAGAGAAACGACCACTTTGGGTTTATACGCCAGGATATGATACCAACTACTTTTCAAAACCGGAATTTCCGGTTTTGTACGTTTTAGATGCCGATGATCATTTCATGTCGCTGGTTACTATGATCAAAGAACTTAGCGCAACTGCAGGCAACACGGTGTTGCCGCAAATGATTATAGTTGGTATTTTGAATACGCCCGGACACCGTACACGCGACCTTACGCCTACCAGCAGCACTATGGACGAGTCATCGGGCGGAGGGGAAAACTTTGCCGCCTTTATGGAAAAAGAACTAATCCTATATATCGACAAAACATATCCAACTGCTCCCTATCGCACCATGATCGGTCATTCGTTGGGAGGATTAACGGTTATCAATTTATTATTAAAACATACACAGGTTTTTAATGCCTATGTGGCTATAGATCCCAGCATGTTTTATGATAACGATAATTTACTTAAACAGGTAACAGTTATCCTTAAGCAAAAGAATTTTGGCGGTAAAAAGCTTTTTCTCGGTTTTGCCAATACGATGAATGCAGGTATGGATACGGTGCAAGTAAAAAAGGACACGGCCGAAATATCGCACCATATCCGGTCTATCATGAAACTGGCTGATGATCTTTCTATCAATAAAGCAAACAATCTGCAATGGGCTAAAAAGTATTATCCCGATGACGATCATAATTCTGTTTCATTCAACGCCGGGTATGACGCCTTACGGTTTATTTTCAAAAACAACCGCTTTCCGCGAAACCAGCCTTATAACCAATATTTTGATAAACAGTATAATGCCGTGCAGCTAAGACAAATGATAGATACCCATTACAAAATGATGTCCGCTGAAATGGGTTACACCGTACGCCCTCCCGAGCCGGAGATGAATGGCATAGGCTACGCGTTTTTGCAACAAAAAAATTATGAAAAAGCGGCCATGTTTTTCCAGGTGAACATAGATAATTACCCGAAAAACTTCAACGTTTATGACAGTATGGGCGATTGCTTTTTAGCCCGTGGGGATAAAGCAAATGCCGAAAAGTATTTTAAGAAAGCTTTATCAATAAAGTATACCAAAGAGATCATGGATAAGCTGGATAAGGTGCAGGCAGAGCAGTAAGGGATTTGGAGGGGGCTAATCTATAAAACTCACCGGTTCTAAATCTTTCAACTCTTCTTCAGCAAACAACCTTGAATGGATCATAAACCTAAAACCCGTCGGTATTTCTATTGAAAAACTTGAACCACGACCTTTGGTAATATCAAGCTGGAGCTGGGTATGCTGCCAGTATTCAAACTGATCCTTACTCATCCAAAATTCGCAGTCATCCACCTCTCCTATTTTCACGTCGCTGCCGCCGAGTTTAAACTCGCCTTTTTCAAAGCACATAGGCGATGAGCCATCGCAGCACCCACCGCTTTGATGGAACATCAGGTCGCCAAAGCGGGATTTGAGTTCGGCTATCAGCTTTGAAGCTTCGGGGGTTATGGTTACTCTTTTGATCATGTTTTCAAATTCGCGCGAAGGCGCTAAGCCGCAAAGGGAGGATAATAATCTATTCAAACACATAAAGACTTACGAAGTTTCAGAAACTTCGCAAGTCTGGGGAACGGGGGGATTAAAG from Mucilaginibacter sp. SJ includes:
- a CDS encoding alpha/beta hydrolase-fold protein — encoded protein: MKKLILILIHLTIAYLLKAQPPQQPIVLGRVDTIYSNILKEKRPLWVYTPGYDTNYFSKPEFPVLYVLDADDHFMSLVTMIKELSATAGNTVLPQMIIVGILNTPGHRTRDLTPTSSTMDESSGGGENFAAFMEKELILYIDKTYPTAPYRTMIGHSLGGLTVINLLLKHTQVFNAYVAIDPSMFYDNDNLLKQVTVILKQKNFGGKKLFLGFANTMNAGMDTVQVKKDTAEISHHIRSIMKLADDLSINKANNLQWAKKYYPDDDHNSVSFNAGYDALRFIFKNNRFPRNQPYNQYFDKQYNAVQLRQMIDTHYKMMSAEMGYTVRPPEPEMNGIGYAFLQQKNYEKAAMFFQVNIDNYPKNFNVYDSMGDCFLARGDKANAEKYFKKALSIKYTKEIMDKLDKVQAEQ
- a CDS encoding DUF779 domain-containing protein — translated: MIKRVTITPEASKLIAELKSRFGDLMFHQSGGCCDGSSPMCFEKGEFKLGGSDVKIGEVDDCEFWMSKDQFEYWQHTQLQLDITKGRGSSFSIEIPTGFRFMIHSRLFAEEELKDLEPVSFID